In Halovivax gelatinilyticus, the following are encoded in one genomic region:
- a CDS encoding PINc/VapC family ATPase has product MNVVPDTSVVIDGRVSASVEDGQFEGETISVPEAVVAELEAQANDGLDSGWDGLGELDRLAQLAEGGSIELEYIGERPTAGERGRATEGEIDALIRDLAEERGATFVTSDVVQAEVAKAKGLEVEYIAPKSRTVGTLTIEEFFDDETMSVHLKTDTIPKAKRGALGEMRYEEIADEPTDEATMDEYAREIVDGAKESKDGFIELAEPGMKIVQFRDYRIAVARPPFADGIEVTAVRPIAQTDLEEYDHADELKERLLERQRGVLISGSPGAGKSTLAQAVARYLEQHDNAVKTMEKPRDLQVGPEITQYTALGGRMDKTADALLMVRPDYTIYDEVRKTDDFEVFADMRLAGVGMIGVVHATRPIDALQRLIGRVELGMIPQVVDTVVYVDAGAIDTVYDVRTTVKVPAGLTEEDLARPVIQVTNFQTGVPEYEIYTFNRQVVTVPLTEDDDGPGARESGVDRIAKQEIEREIRSIARGYVDVQLKSQDRAVVYVDDDDISSVIGKGGGRISDVENRLGIDIDVRTHDENPHYGSSGGHSGAGAASGGGSAAGGQPSGELVQPEVTSRHVVIPVDGHHGETVEVQAGGEYLFTATVSRGGEIQVSRGSAIADELEDAIDHTEPITVVGS; this is encoded by the coding sequence ATGAACGTCGTGCCGGATACGAGCGTGGTCATCGACGGGCGCGTCTCCGCGTCGGTCGAAGACGGCCAGTTCGAAGGCGAGACGATTTCGGTCCCCGAGGCTGTCGTCGCCGAACTCGAGGCGCAGGCCAACGATGGCCTCGATAGCGGCTGGGACGGCCTGGGCGAACTCGACCGCCTCGCGCAACTGGCCGAGGGGGGCTCGATCGAACTCGAGTACATCGGCGAGCGCCCGACGGCCGGCGAGCGCGGCCGCGCCACCGAGGGCGAGATCGACGCGCTCATTCGCGATCTCGCCGAGGAGCGCGGGGCCACGTTCGTCACGAGCGACGTGGTGCAAGCCGAGGTCGCGAAGGCGAAGGGACTCGAAGTCGAGTACATCGCGCCGAAGTCTCGCACGGTGGGGACGCTCACCATCGAGGAGTTTTTCGACGACGAGACGATGAGCGTCCACCTGAAGACGGATACGATTCCGAAGGCCAAACGCGGCGCGTTAGGCGAGATGCGCTACGAAGAGATCGCCGACGAGCCGACCGACGAGGCGACGATGGACGAGTACGCCCGCGAGATCGTCGACGGGGCCAAAGAGTCGAAAGACGGATTCATCGAACTCGCCGAGCCGGGGATGAAGATCGTTCAGTTTCGCGACTACCGGATCGCCGTCGCCCGCCCGCCCTTCGCCGACGGCATCGAGGTTACGGCCGTCCGTCCGATCGCCCAGACCGACCTGGAGGAGTACGACCACGCCGACGAACTGAAAGAGCGCCTGCTCGAACGCCAGCGCGGCGTGCTCATCTCCGGATCGCCCGGCGCTGGTAAGTCGACGCTCGCCCAGGCGGTCGCGCGCTACCTGGAGCAACACGACAACGCCGTCAAGACGATGGAAAAGCCACGGGACCTGCAGGTCGGCCCCGAGATCACGCAGTATACGGCTCTCGGCGGTCGGATGGACAAGACGGCCGACGCCCTCCTGATGGTCCGACCCGACTACACCATCTACGACGAGGTCAGAAAGACCGACGACTTCGAGGTGTTCGCCGACATGCGCCTGGCCGGCGTCGGCATGATCGGCGTCGTCCACGCGACACGCCCGATCGACGCGCTCCAGCGGTTGATCGGCCGGGTCGAACTCGGGATGATCCCACAGGTTGTCGACACGGTCGTCTACGTCGACGCCGGGGCGATCGACACCGTCTACGACGTCCGGACGACGGTGAAGGTGCCCGCCGGCCTCACCGAGGAGGACCTCGCCCGCCCGGTCATCCAGGTGACGAACTTCCAGACCGGCGTCCCCGAGTACGAGATTTACACGTTCAACCGCCAGGTCGTCACCGTTCCGCTCACCGAAGACGACGACGGTCCCGGCGCGCGCGAGTCGGGCGTCGATCGCATCGCAAAGCAGGAGATCGAACGGGAGATCCGATCGATCGCCCGCGGCTACGTCGACGTCCAGTTAAAGAGCCAGGATCGGGCCGTCGTCTACGTCGACGACGACGACATCTCGTCGGTCATCGGCAAGGGTGGCGGGCGCATCTCCGACGTCGAGAACCGGCTGGGTATCGACATCGACGTCCGCACTCACGATGAGAACCCCCACTACGGTAGTAGCGGCGGCCATTCCGGCGCCGGAGCCGCGAGCGGCGGCGGTTCGGCGGCCGGCGGCCAGCCCTCGGGGGAACTCGTCCAGCCCGAGGTGACCTCGCGTCACGTCGTCATCCCGGTCGACGGCCACCACGGCGAGACCGTCGAGGTCCAGGCCGGCGGCGAGTACCTCTTCACCGCGACGGTGAGTCGCGGCGGCGAGATTCAGGTGTCGAGAGGGAGCGCGATCGCGGACGAGTTAGAGGACGCGATCGATCACACGGAGCCGATCACGGTGGTCGGGTCCTGA
- a CDS encoding ATP-binding protein produces MTEYGLEEFILLALAERERASVPAEPTAVTPSSLGDVLTLSQTVADRLSLLSALSTLTSSGLVEETTETLDGRAGERSLYRLSEAGRSRANELFESVADEPVTVYDGDDPFECRMGALPDRIGVSVTNALVRRSPDRSLTLEESVDQRFVGRQSAITALESALDSARNGIPQTLVVTGDAGVGKTTLVESFVDRYCDDSVDVRFGRSLRDGGQAYGPLVEAIGGAIGDSPLLSDGVAPDPDDAESYQAQLSAFYNDVTSAIESHARETPTVLIVEDLQWADPATVELLTHVATTVEDASLLLVATYRPSRVGDEHPFVDSIDENRFVELRVDPFDRTETAALIEAELGRRGVPDAFVDGVYDGTGGNALFVVETVASLLESGALDPRVDRYPDTVEAEQIPDVVETTIERRFDRLDDRTERVLSIGAVLGSPIPEDVLIEVVSRSEPAVRERIELLVDGGVWRRSDDGDLLFRSEVLRSAALDRLAENRRRTLHATAARTLAAAEADPATIATHFERAGDAENALEYHQQAADDAVAVYAHDVAIEHYERALSLARDADRDEFVLDLLESIGDIHSTRGRYDEAKKHFRYVRERTDDPERVRRSYRYQAEMAFKRSKYDEAEEYARQGLDVGGDEITEEVCRLTDQLGGAYFGRGQFEEAIEHHERLRDRSAEIGFTLGRGRANQNLGCCYGDLGEADRSVELLERGARLLETVGDEGELAGCYNDLSIAYDRVGRYDDAIETMEACLDVAERTEQVMVIRLAKANLALYALRRGEWERSREFFEGVEEIARRVDDRQSLSIAVWLDNSIELEVGHVDDAIVGFERALEIVRETEANHRIALYEWGIAQANFLAGNFDRTIDHIERAVDIATEHEYTRILGACKSVRGSVERERGEVERAITLQREAVILVADVDDEHVLPLRQMRLARTLCRAGETEEALELARAASEGCPDGDALMSVKIEATNGAAQLAAGEYDTARETLESAVERARGLSNEARLYALCELGRLEIEVGNDDAARGRLEEGLRLVEESGIAVYAPRLEELLATVEREPSVTGD; encoded by the coding sequence ATGACAGAGTACGGACTCGAGGAGTTCATCCTCCTGGCACTTGCCGAGCGCGAACGCGCTTCGGTGCCGGCGGAGCCGACGGCGGTGACGCCGTCATCCCTGGGTGACGTGCTTACGCTCTCGCAAACGGTCGCAGACCGCCTCTCCCTTCTCTCTGCACTTTCGACGCTCACCAGCTCGGGACTCGTCGAGGAGACGACCGAGACGCTCGACGGTCGAGCGGGTGAACGAAGCCTCTACCGCCTCAGCGAAGCGGGACGTTCCCGCGCGAACGAACTGTTCGAATCGGTCGCTGACGAACCGGTCACCGTCTACGATGGCGACGACCCTTTCGAGTGCCGGATGGGGGCGCTTCCGGACCGTATCGGGGTGAGCGTGACGAACGCGCTGGTTCGCCGTTCGCCCGACCGAAGTCTCACGCTCGAAGAGTCGGTCGACCAGCGGTTCGTCGGTCGGCAGTCTGCGATCACCGCGCTCGAATCGGCGTTAGACTCGGCTCGGAACGGGATTCCCCAAACGCTCGTCGTGACGGGCGACGCCGGCGTCGGAAAGACGACGCTGGTCGAATCGTTCGTCGACCGATACTGCGACGATTCCGTAGACGTCCGATTCGGTCGGAGCCTCCGCGACGGCGGGCAGGCCTACGGACCGCTCGTGGAGGCGATCGGCGGCGCGATAGGTGATTCGCCCCTCCTGTCCGATGGCGTGGCTCCCGACCCTGATGACGCCGAATCCTACCAGGCGCAACTCTCGGCGTTCTACAACGACGTGACGTCGGCGATTGAATCGCACGCGAGAGAGACGCCGACCGTCCTCATCGTCGAGGACCTCCAGTGGGCTGATCCAGCAACGGTCGAGTTACTCACCCACGTCGCGACCACGGTCGAAGACGCGTCACTGTTACTCGTCGCGACGTATCGCCCATCGCGTGTCGGTGACGAACACCCGTTCGTCGATTCGATCGACGAAAACCGGTTCGTCGAACTCCGGGTCGATCCCTTCGATCGAACGGAGACGGCCGCCCTGATCGAGGCGGAACTCGGTCGCCGTGGCGTTCCCGACGCGTTCGTCGACGGCGTGTACGATGGAACCGGTGGGAACGCCCTGTTCGTCGTCGAAACGGTGGCGAGCCTCCTGGAATCGGGCGCCCTCGACCCGCGAGTCGACCGATACCCGGACACGGTCGAAGCCGAACAGATACCAGACGTCGTCGAGACGACGATCGAACGTCGATTCGATCGGTTAGACGACCGAACGGAACGGGTGCTCTCCATCGGTGCCGTGCTCGGCAGTCCAATTCCGGAGGACGTACTCATCGAAGTCGTTTCTCGTTCAGAACCAGCGGTTCGAGAACGCATCGAGTTGCTCGTCGACGGCGGCGTCTGGCGCCGGAGCGACGACGGTGATCTGCTATTTCGAAGCGAGGTGCTCCGATCGGCGGCGCTCGACCGCCTCGCCGAAAATCGCCGCCGGACACTCCACGCGACGGCTGCCCGGACGCTCGCCGCGGCCGAGGCAGATCCGGCGACGATCGCAACGCACTTCGAACGTGCTGGTGACGCTGAGAACGCACTCGAATACCATCAGCAGGCCGCCGACGATGCCGTTGCCGTCTACGCCCACGACGTGGCAATCGAACACTACGAGCGAGCACTCTCGCTGGCACGAGACGCCGATCGGGACGAGTTCGTCCTCGACCTGCTCGAATCGATCGGAGACATCCACTCGACTCGCGGCAGGTATGACGAGGCTAAAAAGCACTTTCGATACGTCAGAGAGCGAACCGACGATCCGGAACGAGTTCGCCGAAGTTACCGCTATCAGGCGGAGATGGCCTTCAAACGTAGCAAATACGACGAGGCCGAGGAGTACGCCCGTCAGGGACTCGACGTCGGTGGAGACGAGATAACTGAGGAGGTGTGTCGACTCACCGATCAGCTCGGCGGTGCATACTTCGGTCGTGGGCAGTTCGAGGAAGCCATCGAGCACCACGAACGTCTTCGCGACCGATCCGCCGAAATCGGCTTCACCCTCGGTCGCGGTCGCGCCAATCAGAACCTCGGCTGTTGTTACGGGGACCTTGGCGAGGCGGATCGTTCGGTCGAACTCCTAGAGCGCGGGGCGAGACTGCTGGAAACGGTCGGCGACGAGGGGGAACTTGCTGGTTGTTACAACGATCTCTCGATCGCGTACGACCGAGTTGGCCGGTACGACGACGCCATTGAGACGATGGAAGCGTGTCTCGACGTCGCAGAGCGGACTGAACAAGTCATGGTGATCAGGCTCGCTAAGGCGAACCTCGCATTGTACGCCCTGCGGCGAGGCGAGTGGGAACGCTCGCGCGAGTTTTTCGAGGGAGTCGAAGAAATCGCCCGCCGCGTCGACGACCGACAATCGCTCTCGATAGCTGTCTGGCTCGATAATTCGATCGAACTCGAAGTCGGCCACGTCGACGACGCTATCGTTGGCTTCGAGCGGGCCCTCGAGATTGTCCGCGAGACCGAAGCGAACCACCGTATCGCCCTGTACGAGTGGGGGATTGCACAGGCGAACTTTCTCGCTGGCAACTTCGACCGGACGATCGATCACATCGAGCGAGCGGTCGATATCGCGACAGAGCACGAGTATACGCGCATACTCGGCGCGTGTAAATCCGTTCGTGGGAGCGTCGAGCGCGAACGTGGGGAAGTCGAGCGTGCGATTACCCTCCAGCGAGAGGCGGTAATCCTCGTCGCGGATGTGGACGACGAGCACGTTCTTCCGCTCAGACAGATGCGCCTCGCCAGGACGCTGTGTCGGGCGGGCGAAACTGAGGAGGCGCTCGAACTCGCTCGAGCCGCGTCTGAGGGGTGTCCGGACGGGGACGCATTGATGTCGGTAAAGATCGAAGCGACCAACGGAGCCGCACAGCTCGCCGCGGGTGAGTACGACACGGCCCGCGAGACACTCGAGTCGGCCGTTGAACGCGCGCGGGGGCTGTCGAACGAGGCTCGCCTTTACGCGCTCTGTGAACTCGGTCGCCTCGAGATCGAGGTGGGCAACGACGATGCCGCCCGCGGTCGACTCGAGGAGGGGCTTCGCCTCGTCGAAGAGAGCGGAATCGCCGTCTACGCCCCTCGGCTAGAGGAGTTACTCGCGACCGTCGAGCGCGAGCCGTCGGTGACCGGCGACTAA